From [Flavobacterium] thermophilum:
AATTAAAATCGTTTCCGCCCCGCCGGCCAGCCCCGACCATAAGGCGATGTCGCCGGCATGGCGGCCCATCACTTCGATGACGTACGTCCGCTCGTGCGACGTCGCCGTGTCGCGGATTTTGTCGATGGCATCAATGACTGTATTGAGCGCCGTGTCAAACCCGATCGTAAAATCAGTGCCCGGAATGTCGTTGTCAATCGTCCCCGGCACGCCGACGCACGGAAAGCCGTGCTCGGTCAGTTTTTTCGCCCCTTGGTACGAACCGTCGCCGCCGATGACGACCAGCCCTTCAATGCCGTGCTTTTTCAGCTGCTCGATCCCTTTTTTCTGACCTTCTTCCGTCTTAAATTCCGGACAGCGGGCCGTATAGAGTATCGTGCCGCCACGGTGGATAATATCCCCGACATCGCCGACTTCCAGCTTTTTAATGTTGCCGGCGATCAGTCCGGCATACCCGTGATAAACGCCGTACACTTCCACCCCGTGGTAAATCGCTTTGCGGACAACCGCGCGAATGGCCGCATTCATTCCCGGCGAGTCGCCGCCGCTTGTCAACACACCAATGCGTTTCACTCATTTCACCTCATTTGTATCAAATTCAACACGTCCGACCTCATACATCTGTCGCTCTTGAACAACCCTAATGTACCATGAACATGGGCGGAACACAACAGCGACGCCTTGTTGAAACGGTTTACATGAACAAAATTTTTTCATGGACAGAACAAAGCTGCCCCGAAAGTCGAGACAGCTTTTTCCTTATCTTGCCCGAATCGTTTCCTGCAAAAACGACACTTGGCCGATTTGTTTAAATTTTTCATAGCGCTGCCGGACGAGCGCCTCGCCGTCAAGCGCCAACAACTCTTTCAACGACCGGCGCAGCACGCGGTCCATTTCCTTTGCCTGCTCGTCAGCGTTGCGGTGGGCGCCGCCTTTCACTTCCGGAATGATTTCGTCAATGACGCCGAGCGCTTTTAAGTCATGGGCGGTAATTTTCATCGTTTCCGCCGCCCGTTGCGCCAATGACGCATCCTTCCATAAAATGGCAGCCGCCCCTTCCGGCGAAATGACCGAGTACGTGGAATTTTCAAGCATATGAATATGATTGCCGACGCCAAGGGCGAGCGCCCCGCCGCTTCCGCCTTCGCCGATGACGATGCAGACGACCGGCACGGTGAGCCCTGCCATTTCAAACAAGTTGCGGGCGATCGCTTCGCTTTGCCCACGCTCTTCGGCCGATTTGCCCGGATAGGCGCCTTTCGTGTCGATAAAGCAGATGATCGGCCGCGAAAACTTTTCTGCCTGCTTCATGAGCCGCAGCGCCTTCCGGTAGCCTTCCGGGTGCGGCATGCCGAAGTTGCGGCGCAAA
This genomic window contains:
- the accA gene encoding Acetyl-coenzyme A carboxylase carboxyl transferase subunit alpha, which gives rise to MVAELEFEKPLVELRRKIQELREFMKTADVDLSAEIEKLEARLAKLENDVYANLTPWDRVQIARHPQRPTTLDYIERLFTNFLECHGDRCFGDDEAIVGGIAEYDGLPVTVIGHQRGKDTKENLRRNFGMPHPEGYRKALRLMKQAEKFSRPIICFIDTKGAYPGKSAEERGQSEAIARNLFEMAGLTVPVVCIVIGEGGSGGALALGVGNHIHMLENSTYSVISPEGAAAILWKDASLAQRAAETMKITAHDLKALGVIDEIIPEVKGGAHRNADEQAKEMDRVLRRSLKELLALDGEALVRQRYEKFKQIGQVSFLQETIRAR
- the pfkA gene encoding 6-phosphofructokinase; this translates as MKRIGVLTSGGDSPGMNAAIRAVVRKAIYHGVEVYGVYHGYAGLIAGNIKKLEVGDVGDIIHRGGTILYTARCPEFKTEEGQKKGIEQLKKHGIEGLVVIGGDGSYQGAKKLTEHGFPCVGVPGTIDNDIPGTDFTIGFDTALNTVIDAIDKIRDTATSHERTYVIEVMGRHAGDIALWSGLAGGAETILIPEADYDMNDVIARLKRGHERGKKHSIIIVAEGVGSGVDFGRQIQEATGFETRVTVLGHVQRGGSPTAFDRVLASRLGARAVELLLEGKGGRCVGIQNNQLVDHDIAEALANKHTIDQRMYALSKELSI